The genomic region CGCGGCCGAATCCGTCGTGAGGTCGGCCCGGGCACGGCGCACGAACTGCCGCACCTGCTTTTCGACCCGGCCGATCGTCTGCTTGCCGTCGCGCTGGATCCTCGTCACCGCCTCGCGGATGCTCGCTCCGGGGCTGCCATTCACGCTCTTCGCCATTGGCCTTCCTCCTGCAGGCCAAGGAAGCACCTCGCATGCCATGGACAAGGCAGCCCCGGGCCGCGAGCCGTCGTGAACGCTTCTCAGGATCGGGAGGCCCCGCGCGTGGTCGCCTCAGATCCAAGATTCCTTCATGCCCAGCTCGTAGGCGATCGCCGTCACCACGACGCTGCCGCCGCCGACGATCGGGAGGCAGAGCAGGAAGGCCCCGAGCGGCGGGGCGTAGACGGGGGCCGCGAAGAGCCAGGCGCCGACCATGAAGTCGAGCTGGTCGAAGCCGAGCCACGGCTCGCCCGGCGCGATCGCGATGCGGCGCTTGAAGAACGATTTGACCGCGTCACCGACGCCCGTTCCGAGGCCGAGGGCGGCGCCGAGCCAGCCGGGCAACGTGTCGTAGCCGACCGGAGCCAGCCCGCGCAGAATGCCCGCGTCGGACAGCAGCTGCTGTCCGAGGAAGACGAGCGCGCCGACCACCGTTCCCGCGACGACCCCCCGCCACG from Candidatus Eisenbacteria bacterium harbors:
- a CDS encoding CDP-archaeol synthase; its protein translation is MDATLVQTLWFFVPAYLANMAPVFVRGHLAWLDRPLDGGRMFAGQRLLGAHKTWRGVVAGTVVGALVFLGQQLLSDAGILRGLAPVGYDTLPGWLGAALGLGTGVGDAVKSFFKRRIAIAPGEPWLGFDQLDFMVGAWLFAAPVYAPPLGAFLLCLPIVGGGSVVVTAIAYELGMKESWI